The sequence ATCACAGCTGGCATTGTCAATTGATGTTTGCAATTGTTATATGGGCTGTATTGCTTTTTAATATCTCCTCTATCAGTATTGTATTGGCCTAGTCCTTTACTCTGATTCTATGACTTTGCTAGTACTTGGGCTTGCTAAACTCATATCAGATTAGGACTAGCTTTTTTAGCAAAAACTGAGTCGAGCTGTTGTAAAGAGGAGCCTTATCTTTTGCCTTCTGGGGCTTCGAAACATTTTGTCTCTGTATGTCTTGCATCCTTTCCGTAGCAGTAATGACTTCCTTTATAAGAAATTGAGTCAGATTTCTTCAGTTGTATGTAAGATGGCTAATGCATTTTGGTAAGAACCATGGCTTTCCCAAAGGGCAGAAGTCGCTGAAACTCTGAAGGATAGAGTATGCAGCAGAAAGCTCTTAATTCATGTATTACAATGCATGGattagagaaagaagaaaagaggacAGCATTATCAATCGGATGATCATGTGCTTTTCGTTTTCTGAAATCTGAACAGACATTGGAAAAGAGAGAGCTATAAAACATATATGAGGAAAGAGAAGGCATGCCAGACAATTGAATCAGGCCTCTGAAGGAACAAAAAGCCTCCGAAATTGGGAAAAGATAGAAGGCCTTCTGAATAGGAGAAAGACTGAAGAAACCAAATCTGTTGACAGGTGAATAATAAAAGCGAAAATTAGCAATTTAAGAGTAACTACTTACTCTCCTCTAAAATTTGGTGGGGTTGCATCCTTTGCATGCTGTAATTTAAGCATTCCAAGTTGTTGCATTACTTAAGGTTACTTTTGCTTGATTCCAATTGATTCCCTTTGGACTCCTCCGTTCTCTCAAATATTAAGATGATGCATCCGCCTATTTGCAGCATCTCCAATTGGTAACCAATTCTTTTAATTAATCCGAATGGTGCAGGTCGCAAAGCCTTTTTTGGACCCAAAGACTGCCAGCAAAGTCAACTTTGTGTACTCAGACGACCCCAACAGCAAGAAAATTATGGAAGAACTGTTTGACATGAGGTTGCTGGAATCTGCATTTGGCGGAGATGATAAGGCTGATTTTGATATCAATAAATATGCTGAGAGGATGAGAGAAGATGATAAAAAGTTGTCTTCTTTTTGGAAGAAAGACAATAATTCTGCAGCAAGTGCACAACCAACTGTTGTGACAAGCGAACCCTCTTTAGAACCAACAAATTCAGAATCTGATTCTGATGCCTTAGATGAAAAAGTAGATAAACTTTCTCTTGATGTTGATGAAGAGGAATCACCAATTGAAGAAACTTTGCCTGGGACCGACAGTACAAATGAGAATGCTGACAGATTAAAGCAGTGTAACTGAGGGCTATCTCTGCAACTTTGTAGTTTTTGCTATTTCTTTTATTGATGACTAAATGCTCATAACATGGGCAAATTAACCATTTTGTTAATGGTTCAGAACTGGAGTTATGAGCAGAAAACATTTTAATACAGGTGATGTACTGAATGATATGTTATGAAATGAATGTTCTGCCTCTTTATAGGAGTAATAGTTTTGTTCTGCATATAAAGTATTCAGTGTGGATAACTTAGTAGTAAAAAAGAAGTATGCGACCTTGAGACGTAATACACAAGAAAATAGCTTTAGCCCAAGCCCTTCAGTACTTGAAGAACAAAATAGCTACCTCTATGATCAGACTTGTAACCTCACCAGCTCAAATAGTCCTTACCAGATTAAATATTAAAAGCTAGTAGTTTATTTTCTAGCCATCAAATTGCTTTTATGGAAAGTTCAGTAACTAATCTGCAACCAAATAGGAAGCTAGAAGTTGCTTCAAGTTAGCACCACGTCTAAGGTTAGAGATGAATATACGCCCTCCATTCCTTTTCTGCGCATGGAGTATAAATGATAATGACTTATTTATGGTGATAGATGTCTGATAAGATTACAAGTAAATGTTGGAATATTGATTTGGCAATATGCATAGTTCAATGTTATTAAATTCTTGAAAGTTGTATGAGAATAGAATGACATCAAACATTTTAGAACGACCAAAAAGCTAGTGTCGCATACATTGAGACGGATAGTATGAAATAACATTTCCAAGATATTCGGGAAGGCCAAACCATGACTTTGCAACTAATAATGTGTTAGTACAGTGCATACAGCCCGAGTAATCCCTGGGCGTGTAGGTATGGCAAACGGACAGGTCGGGTCGGGTCGAATATGGGTGGGTAAAAGATGGGTAATAccaaaaatggataaattatccgatctgatccatatttaatacggataaaaaatggttTAACCGGcgaataatatggatatccatattatccctgacttcttaaatatgatcactttttGGAAGAgttcctagtctcccaaactttaAGGACCCTCAATTTGAtgttttacaaatgtaaaagttaaactcattagttatccattgattatccattttctaagtggataatatgattcttatccatatttgacatgtttttaaaaagttcattatccagcccattttttaatggataacATGAGTGGATAACTGTTTCTCTTATCCATTATCCCACCACTACAGAGAACAATTGGTATGTTAAATGGTGCTGGAAGCCCTTCAAACTAGGCTGCACAGAATATTGTGCTTCTATATCATCAATGATCATGAGCTTATCCTGGAAAAAGTCAACTTTTTTTCTAGCTCCCAATTTCCTATAATTTCATTTCACAGTGGCCATTATTTGATGAATTCCAGACAAAAAGAATTGGCATAGTGCAAATGGATCCACACAGCTAGctgagaaacaaaaaaaaaaactatgtaTATATGGGCTGTCTGCATAGATGAACAACAACACTGGCAGTTCACTGTCTTATTTCTGTCTGTATCATACTGATCAAACCCACATAATCTACATTACAATTCACAACATAAACACATACAGTACAACATATATGAAAAACTCAAGTTCTTTGACCTATTCGAAGACTACACTAAAGGgggaaaaacgaaaaaaaaatccCTCCCATTTGCATGAGAAACATGTCTCCACGAAGCACATGAGATCTACTTCAACTGAAAGCAATTTCCTGCAAAACATGAAACAATTAGCATCAAGAATTATAGCAGGCGTTTCAAAGAAAAGAAGATCAGAAAATCGTCATACCTTGTCACATTACTGAACCATATTATCTAGCTTTTGTCTGTATTGAGCCAAGGTCTGAAATCATGGAAAAGAAAGGAGTACTTCGTCATAAAAAGATCATCAGTTAGCTGTTATCAGCTAAATGCTAAAATGCAGGTTTTGTAAATAAATGTAACGACTACTTGCACTCCTTTTTACTACATTCCTCTGGACCTGCAACAAGAGGAGGTGGGCTTGGGCATTCTACGCCCTACTGAAGAATATCTCAATTAACTATGGAGAGGTGAAAACCTGAGAAATGCTTACTCAGAGAGCTTAAACAAATTTAACTCCCAAGTACAGAAGCAAGCACCCTCAGTTGGCCTTTTTAAAAGGTAGCAACAACCTAATTTTCTGAATCTAATTGTATGAGCACACAGCTTGATACTTGCTTAGCAAATTGTTTTATGTTAAACTTTGTGTTGGAACCCTATTGTTATGCTGAATAAACTCCCTAGCATGCTCTAAGCTATTTTTCTCATCATTCCCTTCAAGCAAATTAACTAGTTGAGCAACAGGTTCCTTCCGGACTGCACTTTAGTTTAACTGTTTGTAACACAAGAACATGGACATATATCCTTCTCAAAAAACAAGAGTGTGGACATACTATGCAAAGAAAATTTGAACAACTTCAAACATAACTTTGAGAAGTTTCATACCTTGGTATAAGCATAGACCCCTGCCTCTGTTGGTGCAGCAGGACTTCCTCTGCGAATAAACTTTCCCTCTTTGAAAATGTAAAGCATGGGGATTCCAGTGGAAAGTTCCAAACTTATGACCTGATAAGAAGAGTTTCAGATCATAATGTTTCTGAGCATAACCAGACAAAAATACGAGAGATTCCTGTAAGTCTGAATTCCACCTCTTGAGATGTTAGCTTGTCGAGATACATAATGATGGACCTCAATGAGTTCCCATGGGCAGCGATCATTATATTTTTTCCACCTGCAAGTTGGGGTTCAATCTGCAAGATTACAGCTACAATGTCATTTCATAACAGCCTAAAACCAGGTTGATAATATCTTGGAATCGATATATGCTTCTGCTTACATGCTCTTTAAAGTAGGCAACAGCTCTGTCAGCACACATTTCCAAACTTTCTCCGTTTGGAGGAGGAATATCATAACTACGACGCCACTCATGAACCTGCTCTTTTCCATATCTATCAGCTGTTTCCTGCTTATTAAGACCTTGTAATTCCCCATACCTACAAAATAGCGAAGTCATATATTAGAACCATCAACTGATATATCAAATATAGGAAGAATAAgcttagaagaagaagaaattttaCATTCTCTCATTTAGTTGCCAAGCTGTTACAACTGGAATGCATTGCTTGTTGGTCTCTTCACTGAAAATCTGACTCCAAGTTCCTGCTTGTTCACTCTCTTCATGAATGATAGTTGGAACCTAAAATTGACATGACAGTGGAAATGATATATTATTTTAGTTATCTGGGCTGAGCCTCAAACACTTGACAGCGGATGGAAAAAACCAAACTAGAAGGAGCCTACTGCAATCCGGAAGCATGTATAGCCAATGCAATAGGCCTCTAATCAACCACATAATTCTCCAATAATATCCTCTATTGTGATACAGTCTCCCTCAAACATGTCATAAGGAAAATCCAAATATTACAAGCTTTAACCACAGAGTTACCTTCTTCCGACGGTGCTGGGTCATGGCAAGCATCGCAGTCATTTGGGCACGAATCAAAGAAGAAGTATAGATCATGTCAACAGGTATATTGCTAATTCTTTTCCCAGCTTCAACGGCCTCCTCCACACCCTTTTTGGTTAAAGGCACGTCTACACAACCAGTGAACAAGTTTTTTTCATTCCACATAGACTCGCCGTGCCTAATCAGGATTAGAGCAGCTTCACCTGAAGGGGCAAATGGGAAGGTGGTAATTAGATGCAGTGCTGCGGTAGTAGCACAAAATATTCACAAAATTTATCCCATGAAATCATTTCTGGAAGGGCGAAAAGTATTTCTttaatgtgataaatgtcaaaaaTGATCATAGAAACTTTCATCTTATGATGAACATATgattattttgtaaaaaatagtTCAAGAGATGGACCGCCATACTTGTTTTTTTCTTGGAGTCACTGCTGTTGGCACTTGATGGTGCTGAAACTGCATCAGAAACTGTAGCCTGAGAAGCAGAGGCTTGAATTACACAATTACCTCTCTTTTTAGAACAATAACTTCCTC is a genomic window of Nicotiana tabacum cultivar K326 chromosome 16, ASM71507v2, whole genome shotgun sequence containing:
- the LOC107783863 gene encoding 2,3-bisphosphoglycerate-dependent phosphoglycerate mutase 1, with translation MAATTIHQAVGTLQSCRSNGNSVLCPDYGHVSLRSVSKGFKVDVGLVRGGSYCSKKRGNCVIQASASQATVSDAVSAPSSANSSDSKKKTSEAALILIRHGESMWNEKNLFTGCVDVPLTKKGVEEAVEAGKRISNIPVDMIYTSSLIRAQMTAMLAMTQHRRKKVPTIIHEESEQAGTWSQIFSEETNKQCIPVVTAWQLNERMYGELQGLNKQETADRYGKEQVHEWRRSYDIPPPNGESLEMCADRAVAYFKEHIEPQLAGGKNIMIAAHGNSLRSIIMYLDKLTSQEVISLELSTGIPMLYIFKEGKFIRRGSPAAPTEAGVYAYTKTLAQYRQKLDNMVQ